Proteins from a single region of Echeneis naucrates chromosome 14, fEcheNa1.1, whole genome shotgun sequence:
- the LOC115053811 gene encoding voltage-gated potassium channel subunit beta-3-like isoform X4, protein MQVSFACTEHNLKSRSEDRLCGLRTAPPPGGSSGGGAGSRQTPQGHAHMKEAIGRHTSMKYRNLGKSGLRVSCLGLGTWVTFGSQISDEMAENLMTIAYENGVNLFDTAEVYASGRAEITLGNIIKKKGWRRSSFVITTKIYWGGQAETERGLSRKHIIEGLRGSLSRLQLDYVDIVFANRNDVNSPMEEIVRAMTFVINQGMAMYWGTSRWSAMEIMEAYSVARQFNLIPPVCEQAEYHYFQRDKVEVQLPELYHKIGVGAMTWSPLACGLITGKYSDGVPECSRAAMKGYQWLKERVNSEEGRRQLAKIKELHLLADRLACTAAQLAIAWCLRSEGVSSVLLGVSNTDQLLENLGALRILSQMTPQTVAEIDALLGNKPHSKKESRA, encoded by the exons ATGCAGGTGTCCTTCGCCTGCACTGAGCACAACCTCAAGAGTCGCAGTGAAGACCGGCTCTGTGGCCTTCGCACCGCCCCGCCGCCCGGAGGAAGCAGTGGAGGA GGGGCCGGCTCCCGCCAGACCCCACAGGGCCATGCCCACATGAAAGAGGCCATCGGGCGCCACACCAGTATGAAGTACAG AAATCTGGGGAAGTCCGGCCTACGCGTTTCCTGCCTTGGTTTAG GAACCTGGGTGACATTTGGATCGCAGATCTCTGATGAG ATGGCTGAGAACCTGATGACCATAGCTTATGAGAATGGAGTGAACCTTTTTGACACGGCAGAGGTGTACGCCTCCGGAAG AGCGGAAATCACTCTTGGGAACATCATCAAGAAGAAAGGATGGAG GCGTTCAAGTTTTGTCATCACAACAAAAATCTATTGGGGAGGCCA AGCTGAGACGGAaagaggactctccagaaaGCACATCATTGAGG GTTTAAGAGGATCCTTATCAAGACTTCAGCTAGATTATGTGGACATTGTTTTTGCCAACAGAAATGATGTCAACAGTCCGATGGAAG AGATTGTACGGGCCATGACCTTTGTAATAAACCAGGGTATGGCGATGTACTGGGGAACCTCACGCTGGAGTGCCATGGAAATCATG GAGGCGTACTCAGTCGCACGCCAGTTCAATCTGATACCACCTGTGTGTGAGCAGGCAGAGTATCACTATTTTCAGAGGGATAAGGTGGAGGTTCAGCTTCCCGAGCTCTACCACAAGATCG GTGTTGGAGCAATGACCTGGTCTCCACTAGCTTGTGGATTAATCACAGGGAAGTACAGTGACGGTGTGCCAGAGTGCTCCAGAGCAGCAATGAAG GGGTACCAGTGGCTGAAGGAGCGAGTGAACAGTGAGGAGGGCCGCAGGCAGCTCGCTAAAATCAAGGAGCTCCACCTGCTGGCAGATCGACTGGCCTGCACCGCTGCACAGTTAGCCATAG CCTGGTGTCTGCGTAGCGAGGGAGTCAGCTCAGTTCTTCTGGGAGTTTCTAATACAGACCAGCTACTTGAGAACTTGGGTGCCCTCCGG ATTTTATCCCAAATGACCCCTCAAACCGTTGCTGAGATTGATGCCCTGTTGGGAAATAAGCCACACTCGAAGAAAGAGTCACGCGCTTGA
- the LOC115053811 gene encoding voltage-gated potassium channel subunit beta-3-like isoform X3: MQVSFACTEHNLKSRSEDRLCSGQGNNGHYISQGSVKTREGAGSRQTPQGHAHMKEAIGRHTSMKYRNLGKSGLRVSCLGLGTWVTFGSQISDEMAENLMTIAYENGVNLFDTAEVYASGRAEITLGNIIKKKGWRRSSFVITTKIYWGGQAETERGLSRKHIIEGLRGSLSRLQLDYVDIVFANRNDVNSPMEEIVRAMTFVINQGMAMYWGTSRWSAMEIMEAYSVARQFNLIPPVCEQAEYHYFQRDKVEVQLPELYHKIGVGAMTWSPLACGLITGKYSDGVPECSRAAMKGYQWLKERVNSEEGRRQLAKIKELHLLADRLACTAAQLAIAWCLRSEGVSSVLLGVSNTDQLLENLGALRILSQMTPQTVAEIDALLGNKPHSKKESRA; this comes from the exons ATGCAGGTGTCCTTCGCCTGCACTGAGCACAACCTCAAGAGTCGCAGTGAAGACCGGCTCT gcagTGGACAAGGGAACAACGGCCACTACATCTCCCAAGGCTCAGTCAAGACCAGGGAGGGGGCCGGCTCCCGCCAGACCCCACAGGGCCATGCCCACATGAAAGAGGCCATCGGGCGCCACACCAGTATGAAGTACAG AAATCTGGGGAAGTCCGGCCTACGCGTTTCCTGCCTTGGTTTAG GAACCTGGGTGACATTTGGATCGCAGATCTCTGATGAG ATGGCTGAGAACCTGATGACCATAGCTTATGAGAATGGAGTGAACCTTTTTGACACGGCAGAGGTGTACGCCTCCGGAAG AGCGGAAATCACTCTTGGGAACATCATCAAGAAGAAAGGATGGAG GCGTTCAAGTTTTGTCATCACAACAAAAATCTATTGGGGAGGCCA AGCTGAGACGGAaagaggactctccagaaaGCACATCATTGAGG GTTTAAGAGGATCCTTATCAAGACTTCAGCTAGATTATGTGGACATTGTTTTTGCCAACAGAAATGATGTCAACAGTCCGATGGAAG AGATTGTACGGGCCATGACCTTTGTAATAAACCAGGGTATGGCGATGTACTGGGGAACCTCACGCTGGAGTGCCATGGAAATCATG GAGGCGTACTCAGTCGCACGCCAGTTCAATCTGATACCACCTGTGTGTGAGCAGGCAGAGTATCACTATTTTCAGAGGGATAAGGTGGAGGTTCAGCTTCCCGAGCTCTACCACAAGATCG GTGTTGGAGCAATGACCTGGTCTCCACTAGCTTGTGGATTAATCACAGGGAAGTACAGTGACGGTGTGCCAGAGTGCTCCAGAGCAGCAATGAAG GGGTACCAGTGGCTGAAGGAGCGAGTGAACAGTGAGGAGGGCCGCAGGCAGCTCGCTAAAATCAAGGAGCTCCACCTGCTGGCAGATCGACTGGCCTGCACCGCTGCACAGTTAGCCATAG CCTGGTGTCTGCGTAGCGAGGGAGTCAGCTCAGTTCTTCTGGGAGTTTCTAATACAGACCAGCTACTTGAGAACTTGGGTGCCCTCCGG ATTTTATCCCAAATGACCCCTCAAACCGTTGCTGAGATTGATGCCCTGTTGGGAAATAAGCCACACTCGAAGAAAGAGTCACGCGCTTGA
- the LOC115053811 gene encoding voltage-gated potassium channel subunit beta-3-like isoform X1: protein MQVSFACTEHNLKSRSEDRLCGLRTAPPPGGSSGGVGGGGGAGGGGGSGGGGGGGGGGGSGQGNNGHYISQGSVKTREGAGSRQTPQGHAHMKEAIGRHTSMKYRNLGKSGLRVSCLGLGTWVTFGSQISDEMAENLMTIAYENGVNLFDTAEVYASGRAEITLGNIIKKKGWRRSSFVITTKIYWGGQAETERGLSRKHIIEGLRGSLSRLQLDYVDIVFANRNDVNSPMEEIVRAMTFVINQGMAMYWGTSRWSAMEIMEAYSVARQFNLIPPVCEQAEYHYFQRDKVEVQLPELYHKIGVGAMTWSPLACGLITGKYSDGVPECSRAAMKGYQWLKERVNSEEGRRQLAKIKELHLLADRLACTAAQLAIAWCLRSEGVSSVLLGVSNTDQLLENLGALRILSQMTPQTVAEIDALLGNKPHSKKESRA, encoded by the exons ATGCAGGTGTCCTTCGCCTGCACTGAGCACAACCTCAAGAGTCGCAGTGAAGACCGGCTCTGTGGCCTTCGCACCGCCCCGCCGCCCGGAGGAAGCAGTGGAGGAGTAGGGGGTGGcggtggagcaggaggaggtggtggaagtggaggaggaggtggcggaggaggtggaggaggcagTGGACAAGGGAACAACGGCCACTACATCTCCCAAGGCTCAGTCAAGACCAGGGAGGGGGCCGGCTCCCGCCAGACCCCACAGGGCCATGCCCACATGAAAGAGGCCATCGGGCGCCACACCAGTATGAAGTACAG AAATCTGGGGAAGTCCGGCCTACGCGTTTCCTGCCTTGGTTTAG GAACCTGGGTGACATTTGGATCGCAGATCTCTGATGAG ATGGCTGAGAACCTGATGACCATAGCTTATGAGAATGGAGTGAACCTTTTTGACACGGCAGAGGTGTACGCCTCCGGAAG AGCGGAAATCACTCTTGGGAACATCATCAAGAAGAAAGGATGGAG GCGTTCAAGTTTTGTCATCACAACAAAAATCTATTGGGGAGGCCA AGCTGAGACGGAaagaggactctccagaaaGCACATCATTGAGG GTTTAAGAGGATCCTTATCAAGACTTCAGCTAGATTATGTGGACATTGTTTTTGCCAACAGAAATGATGTCAACAGTCCGATGGAAG AGATTGTACGGGCCATGACCTTTGTAATAAACCAGGGTATGGCGATGTACTGGGGAACCTCACGCTGGAGTGCCATGGAAATCATG GAGGCGTACTCAGTCGCACGCCAGTTCAATCTGATACCACCTGTGTGTGAGCAGGCAGAGTATCACTATTTTCAGAGGGATAAGGTGGAGGTTCAGCTTCCCGAGCTCTACCACAAGATCG GTGTTGGAGCAATGACCTGGTCTCCACTAGCTTGTGGATTAATCACAGGGAAGTACAGTGACGGTGTGCCAGAGTGCTCCAGAGCAGCAATGAAG GGGTACCAGTGGCTGAAGGAGCGAGTGAACAGTGAGGAGGGCCGCAGGCAGCTCGCTAAAATCAAGGAGCTCCACCTGCTGGCAGATCGACTGGCCTGCACCGCTGCACAGTTAGCCATAG CCTGGTGTCTGCGTAGCGAGGGAGTCAGCTCAGTTCTTCTGGGAGTTTCTAATACAGACCAGCTACTTGAGAACTTGGGTGCCCTCCGG ATTTTATCCCAAATGACCCCTCAAACCGTTGCTGAGATTGATGCCCTGTTGGGAAATAAGCCACACTCGAAGAAAGAGTCACGCGCTTGA
- the LOC115053811 gene encoding voltage-gated potassium channel subunit beta-3-like isoform X2, with amino-acid sequence MQVSFACTEHNLKSRSEDRLCGLRTAPPPGGSSGGVGGGGGAGGGGGSGGGVKTREGAGSRQTPQGHAHMKEAIGRHTSMKYRNLGKSGLRVSCLGLGTWVTFGSQISDEMAENLMTIAYENGVNLFDTAEVYASGRAEITLGNIIKKKGWRRSSFVITTKIYWGGQAETERGLSRKHIIEGLRGSLSRLQLDYVDIVFANRNDVNSPMEEIVRAMTFVINQGMAMYWGTSRWSAMEIMEAYSVARQFNLIPPVCEQAEYHYFQRDKVEVQLPELYHKIGVGAMTWSPLACGLITGKYSDGVPECSRAAMKGYQWLKERVNSEEGRRQLAKIKELHLLADRLACTAAQLAIAWCLRSEGVSSVLLGVSNTDQLLENLGALRILSQMTPQTVAEIDALLGNKPHSKKESRA; translated from the exons ATGCAGGTGTCCTTCGCCTGCACTGAGCACAACCTCAAGAGTCGCAGTGAAGACCGGCTCTGTGGCCTTCGCACCGCCCCGCCGCCCGGAGGAAGCAGTGGAGGAGTAGGGGGTGGcggtggagcaggaggaggtggtggaagtggaggaggag TCAAGACCAGGGAGGGGGCCGGCTCCCGCCAGACCCCACAGGGCCATGCCCACATGAAAGAGGCCATCGGGCGCCACACCAGTATGAAGTACAG AAATCTGGGGAAGTCCGGCCTACGCGTTTCCTGCCTTGGTTTAG GAACCTGGGTGACATTTGGATCGCAGATCTCTGATGAG ATGGCTGAGAACCTGATGACCATAGCTTATGAGAATGGAGTGAACCTTTTTGACACGGCAGAGGTGTACGCCTCCGGAAG AGCGGAAATCACTCTTGGGAACATCATCAAGAAGAAAGGATGGAG GCGTTCAAGTTTTGTCATCACAACAAAAATCTATTGGGGAGGCCA AGCTGAGACGGAaagaggactctccagaaaGCACATCATTGAGG GTTTAAGAGGATCCTTATCAAGACTTCAGCTAGATTATGTGGACATTGTTTTTGCCAACAGAAATGATGTCAACAGTCCGATGGAAG AGATTGTACGGGCCATGACCTTTGTAATAAACCAGGGTATGGCGATGTACTGGGGAACCTCACGCTGGAGTGCCATGGAAATCATG GAGGCGTACTCAGTCGCACGCCAGTTCAATCTGATACCACCTGTGTGTGAGCAGGCAGAGTATCACTATTTTCAGAGGGATAAGGTGGAGGTTCAGCTTCCCGAGCTCTACCACAAGATCG GTGTTGGAGCAATGACCTGGTCTCCACTAGCTTGTGGATTAATCACAGGGAAGTACAGTGACGGTGTGCCAGAGTGCTCCAGAGCAGCAATGAAG GGGTACCAGTGGCTGAAGGAGCGAGTGAACAGTGAGGAGGGCCGCAGGCAGCTCGCTAAAATCAAGGAGCTCCACCTGCTGGCAGATCGACTGGCCTGCACCGCTGCACAGTTAGCCATAG CCTGGTGTCTGCGTAGCGAGGGAGTCAGCTCAGTTCTTCTGGGAGTTTCTAATACAGACCAGCTACTTGAGAACTTGGGTGCCCTCCGG ATTTTATCCCAAATGACCCCTCAAACCGTTGCTGAGATTGATGCCCTGTTGGGAAATAAGCCACACTCGAAGAAAGAGTCACGCGCTTGA
- the LOC115053811 gene encoding voltage-gated potassium channel subunit beta-3-like isoform X5, which translates to MQVSFACTEHNLKSRSEDRLCSGQGNNGHYISQGSVKTREGAGSRQTPQGHAHMKEAIGRHTSMKYRNLGKSGLRVSCLGLGTWVTFGSQISDEMAENLMTIAYENGVNLFDTAEVYASGRAEITLGNIIKKKGWRRSSFVITTKIYWGGQAETERGLSRKHIIEEIVRAMTFVINQGMAMYWGTSRWSAMEIMEAYSVARQFNLIPPVCEQAEYHYFQRDKVEVQLPELYHKIGVGAMTWSPLACGLITGKYSDGVPECSRAAMKGYQWLKERVNSEEGRRQLAKIKELHLLADRLACTAAQLAIAWCLRSEGVSSVLLGVSNTDQLLENLGALRILSQMTPQTVAEIDALLGNKPHSKKESRA; encoded by the exons ATGCAGGTGTCCTTCGCCTGCACTGAGCACAACCTCAAGAGTCGCAGTGAAGACCGGCTCT gcagTGGACAAGGGAACAACGGCCACTACATCTCCCAAGGCTCAGTCAAGACCAGGGAGGGGGCCGGCTCCCGCCAGACCCCACAGGGCCATGCCCACATGAAAGAGGCCATCGGGCGCCACACCAGTATGAAGTACAG AAATCTGGGGAAGTCCGGCCTACGCGTTTCCTGCCTTGGTTTAG GAACCTGGGTGACATTTGGATCGCAGATCTCTGATGAG ATGGCTGAGAACCTGATGACCATAGCTTATGAGAATGGAGTGAACCTTTTTGACACGGCAGAGGTGTACGCCTCCGGAAG AGCGGAAATCACTCTTGGGAACATCATCAAGAAGAAAGGATGGAG GCGTTCAAGTTTTGTCATCACAACAAAAATCTATTGGGGAGGCCA AGCTGAGACGGAaagaggactctccagaaaGCACATCATTGAGG AGATTGTACGGGCCATGACCTTTGTAATAAACCAGGGTATGGCGATGTACTGGGGAACCTCACGCTGGAGTGCCATGGAAATCATG GAGGCGTACTCAGTCGCACGCCAGTTCAATCTGATACCACCTGTGTGTGAGCAGGCAGAGTATCACTATTTTCAGAGGGATAAGGTGGAGGTTCAGCTTCCCGAGCTCTACCACAAGATCG GTGTTGGAGCAATGACCTGGTCTCCACTAGCTTGTGGATTAATCACAGGGAAGTACAGTGACGGTGTGCCAGAGTGCTCCAGAGCAGCAATGAAG GGGTACCAGTGGCTGAAGGAGCGAGTGAACAGTGAGGAGGGCCGCAGGCAGCTCGCTAAAATCAAGGAGCTCCACCTGCTGGCAGATCGACTGGCCTGCACCGCTGCACAGTTAGCCATAG CCTGGTGTCTGCGTAGCGAGGGAGTCAGCTCAGTTCTTCTGGGAGTTTCTAATACAGACCAGCTACTTGAGAACTTGGGTGCCCTCCGG ATTTTATCCCAAATGACCCCTCAAACCGTTGCTGAGATTGATGCCCTGTTGGGAAATAAGCCACACTCGAAGAAAGAGTCACGCGCTTGA
- the LOC115053811 gene encoding voltage-gated potassium channel subunit beta-3-like isoform X7, with amino-acid sequence MPYRNLGKSGLRVSCLGLGTWVTFGSQISDEMAENLMTIAYENGVNLFDTAEVYASGRAEITLGNIIKKKGWRRSSFVITTKIYWGGQAETERGLSRKHIIEGLRGSLSRLQLDYVDIVFANRNDVNSPMEEIVRAMTFVINQGMAMYWGTSRWSAMEIMEAYSVARQFNLIPPVCEQAEYHYFQRDKVEVQLPELYHKIGVGAMTWSPLACGLITGKYSDGVPECSRAAMKGYQWLKERVNSEEGRRQLAKIKELHLLADRLACTAAQLAIAWCLRSEGVSSVLLGVSNTDQLLENLGALRILSQMTPQTVAEIDALLGNKPHSKKESRA; translated from the exons AAATCTGGGGAAGTCCGGCCTACGCGTTTCCTGCCTTGGTTTAG GAACCTGGGTGACATTTGGATCGCAGATCTCTGATGAG ATGGCTGAGAACCTGATGACCATAGCTTATGAGAATGGAGTGAACCTTTTTGACACGGCAGAGGTGTACGCCTCCGGAAG AGCGGAAATCACTCTTGGGAACATCATCAAGAAGAAAGGATGGAG GCGTTCAAGTTTTGTCATCACAACAAAAATCTATTGGGGAGGCCA AGCTGAGACGGAaagaggactctccagaaaGCACATCATTGAGG GTTTAAGAGGATCCTTATCAAGACTTCAGCTAGATTATGTGGACATTGTTTTTGCCAACAGAAATGATGTCAACAGTCCGATGGAAG AGATTGTACGGGCCATGACCTTTGTAATAAACCAGGGTATGGCGATGTACTGGGGAACCTCACGCTGGAGTGCCATGGAAATCATG GAGGCGTACTCAGTCGCACGCCAGTTCAATCTGATACCACCTGTGTGTGAGCAGGCAGAGTATCACTATTTTCAGAGGGATAAGGTGGAGGTTCAGCTTCCCGAGCTCTACCACAAGATCG GTGTTGGAGCAATGACCTGGTCTCCACTAGCTTGTGGATTAATCACAGGGAAGTACAGTGACGGTGTGCCAGAGTGCTCCAGAGCAGCAATGAAG GGGTACCAGTGGCTGAAGGAGCGAGTGAACAGTGAGGAGGGCCGCAGGCAGCTCGCTAAAATCAAGGAGCTCCACCTGCTGGCAGATCGACTGGCCTGCACCGCTGCACAGTTAGCCATAG CCTGGTGTCTGCGTAGCGAGGGAGTCAGCTCAGTTCTTCTGGGAGTTTCTAATACAGACCAGCTACTTGAGAACTTGGGTGCCCTCCGG ATTTTATCCCAAATGACCCCTCAAACCGTTGCTGAGATTGATGCCCTGTTGGGAAATAAGCCACACTCGAAGAAAGAGTCACGCGCTTGA
- the LOC115053811 gene encoding voltage-gated potassium channel subunit beta-3-like isoform X6 codes for MAENLMTIAYENGVNLFDTAEVYASGRAEITLGNIIKKKGWRRSSFVITTKIYWGGQAETERGLSRKHIIEGLRGSLSRLQLDYVDIVFANRNDVNSPMEEIVRAMTFVINQGMAMYWGTSRWSAMEIMEAYSVARQFNLIPPVCEQAEYHYFQRDKVEVQLPELYHKIGVGAMTWSPLACGLITGKYSDGVPECSRAAMKGYQWLKERVNSEEGRRQLAKIKELHLLADRLACTAAQLAIAWCLRSEGVSSVLLGVSNTDQLLENLGALRILSQMTPQTVAEIDALLGNKPHSKKESRA; via the exons ATGGCTGAGAACCTGATGACCATAGCTTATGAGAATGGAGTGAACCTTTTTGACACGGCAGAGGTGTACGCCTCCGGAAG AGCGGAAATCACTCTTGGGAACATCATCAAGAAGAAAGGATGGAG GCGTTCAAGTTTTGTCATCACAACAAAAATCTATTGGGGAGGCCA AGCTGAGACGGAaagaggactctccagaaaGCACATCATTGAGG GTTTAAGAGGATCCTTATCAAGACTTCAGCTAGATTATGTGGACATTGTTTTTGCCAACAGAAATGATGTCAACAGTCCGATGGAAG AGATTGTACGGGCCATGACCTTTGTAATAAACCAGGGTATGGCGATGTACTGGGGAACCTCACGCTGGAGTGCCATGGAAATCATG GAGGCGTACTCAGTCGCACGCCAGTTCAATCTGATACCACCTGTGTGTGAGCAGGCAGAGTATCACTATTTTCAGAGGGATAAGGTGGAGGTTCAGCTTCCCGAGCTCTACCACAAGATCG GTGTTGGAGCAATGACCTGGTCTCCACTAGCTTGTGGATTAATCACAGGGAAGTACAGTGACGGTGTGCCAGAGTGCTCCAGAGCAGCAATGAAG GGGTACCAGTGGCTGAAGGAGCGAGTGAACAGTGAGGAGGGCCGCAGGCAGCTCGCTAAAATCAAGGAGCTCCACCTGCTGGCAGATCGACTGGCCTGCACCGCTGCACAGTTAGCCATAG CCTGGTGTCTGCGTAGCGAGGGAGTCAGCTCAGTTCTTCTGGGAGTTTCTAATACAGACCAGCTACTTGAGAACTTGGGTGCCCTCCGG ATTTTATCCCAAATGACCCCTCAAACCGTTGCTGAGATTGATGCCCTGTTGGGAAATAAGCCACACTCGAAGAAAGAGTCACGCGCTTGA
- the LOC115054150 gene encoding sialidase-3-like, whose product MGNRQSKSDSGEEPVKTTLFEKESSGTTYRIPALIYLRHCHTFLAFAEKRSSPCDHDAKVLVVRRGTLKDNGSVQWSSSHELSTAGLPNHRTMNPCPVYEKHSKTLFLFFICIWGTITETRQLITGKNKTRLCYVSSRDDGQTWSQTKDLTETVIGETIHKWATFAVGPGHGVQMENGRLIIPAYAYYIPHRCCSFPIPFTVYPRALSIYSDDFGQIWHIGKMLRKKSCECEMAEIIDHEGRSHLYCNARNTGGHRCEALSENSGVYFDKPHMAPELVEPPSGCQGSIIGFPAPEFVPNDDAESKACGTSLLSPDTQTWLLFMHPTNRSSRRDMGVYLNRSPLHSSGWDRPRIIHSGPSGYSDLAYNGDKDQFSCLIECGKESELEQIAFMSFTLNDVMQTGSKKEKKMR is encoded by the exons ATGGGAAACAGACAGTCGAAGAGTGACAGCGGAGAGGAACCGGTCAAAACAACTTTGTTTGAAAAGGAGTCCAGTGGAACAACATACAGAATACCTGCTCTCATTTATCTGCGGCACTGTCACACCTTCCTCGCTTTTGCAGAGAAGAGATCCTCGCCTTGTGACCACGATGCCAAAGTTCTTGTTGTGAGAAGGGGAACCCTGAAAGATAATGGATCTGTTCAG TGGTCGTCAAGTCATGAGCTGTCAACAGCAGGTCTACCAAACCACCGCACCATGAATCCCTGCCCCGTGTAcgaaaaacacagcaaaacattgtttttatttttcatctgcaTCTGGGGAACCATCACAGAGACAAGACAGCTCATCACTGGTAAGAACAAGACACGTCTCTGCTATGTTAGCAGCAGGGACGATGGACAAACTTGGAGTCAAACAAAGGACTTAACAGAGACTGTAATTGGCGAGACTATCCATAAGTGGGCCACATTTGCCGTGGGTCCTGGCCACGGCGTTCAGATGGAGAATGGCCGATTGATCATCCCAGCATATGCCTATTACATCCCTCACAGATGCTGTTCCTTCCCCATTCCTTTTACAGTCTACCCACGTGCACTGTCTATTTATAGTGATGACTTCGGGCAGATATGGCATATAGGTAAGATGCTTCGAAAAAAgtcatgtgaatgtgaaatggcAGAGATCATAGATCATGAGGGCAGGAGTCATCTTTATTGTAATGCTCGTAACACTGGAGGCCACAGATGTGAGGCCCTGAGTGAAAACAGTGGTGTGTATTTTGACAAGCCCCACATGGCTCCAGAGCTTGTTGAGCCCCCTTCAGGTTGTCAGGGCAGCATCATTGGCTTTCCTGCCCCTGAATTTGTCCCAAATGATGACGCTGAAAGCAAAGCATGTGGCACATCTCTCTTGTCCCCAGACACGCAAACCTGGCTCCTATTCATGCACCCAACCAATAGGTCAAGTAGGAGGGACATGGGTGTGTATTTGAACCGATCACCCCTGCACTCTTCAGGTTGGGACAGACCCAGGATCATCCACAGCGGACCCAGTGGTTACTCAGATCTAGCCTACAACGGAGACAAAGATCAGTTTTCGTGCCTGATAGAGTGCGGGAAAGAGAGTGAACTAGAGCAGATTGCCTTCATGTCGTTTACCCTTAATGATGTCATGCAGACAGGCAgtaagaaagagaagaagatgcGCTGA
- the LOC115054552 gene encoding X-ray radiation resistance-associated protein 1-like: MTSLSYKRDDGPSFPTDCFPARALQSRRKDGGGHRLVAYRKAEEQKNSIVNRRIKKAHKKQVDSAEANGNTLDGPFLLQLHCVDKPSELCSVDITEQKLNEVKPEDLKAFENVAYIDASVNSLSLASFSSFVSLRELSLCVNGIRSMTFDAFNFPHLEVRPAKEDDTRFRALEILMLDDNKLSSGVLNSVKNLNRS, encoded by the exons ATGACTTCTTTGTCGTACAAACGCGATGATGGGCCGAGCTTTCCTACCGACTGTTTCCCAGCCAGAGCTCTACAAAGTCGAAGGAAAGACG GTGGTGGCCATCGGCTTGTTGCTTACAGAAAggcagaggagcagaagaaCAGCATTGTgaacagaagaataaaaaaggcTCATAAAAAACAAGTGGACTCTGCAGAGGCTAATGGTAATACATTAGATGGGCCCTTCCTG CTACAGTTACATTGTGTTGATAAACCATCTGAGCTCTGCTCTGTTGACATCACTGAACAGAAATTGAATGAA GTCAAGCCAGAAGATCTCAAGGCGTTTGAAAATGTAGCTTACATTGATGCTTCTGTTAACTCCCTCTCTTTAg CATCATTCAGCAGTTTTGTGTCTTTGAGAGAACtcagtctgtgtgtaaatgGGATCCGCAGCATGACATTTGATGCATTCAACTTCCCTCATCTTGAGGTAAG GCCGGCTAAAGAGGATGACACCCGATTCAGAGCTCTTGAAATTCTGATGCTTGATGATAACAAGCTGTCGTCCGGAGTCTTGAACAGTGTTAAAAACTTGAACAGGTCATGA